Proteins encoded together in one Ipomoea triloba cultivar NCNSP0323 chromosome 4, ASM357664v1 window:
- the LOC116017632 gene encoding uncharacterized protein LOC116017632: MASWVRTITTPFRKARTLFNPQPRDKKSQQEGQDENNRIADLHGEVMACGYEDVQVMWSILDKSKPRPCNITSS; this comes from the exons ATGGCTTCTTGGGTTCGAACCATCACCACCCCTTTTAGGAAAGCTCGTACGTTGTTCAATCCCCAACCCCGAGACAAGAAATCCCAACAGGAAG GGCAAGACGAGAATAATAGGATAGCGGATTTGCATGGGGAAGTGATGGCATGTGGATACGAGGATGTACAGGTGATGTGGTCAATTTTGGACAAGTCTAAGCCCCGGCCATGCAATATCACTTCTTCATAA